From Balaenoptera ricei isolate mBalRic1 chromosome 5, mBalRic1.hap2, whole genome shotgun sequence:
TGCTATGCTAGGGGTGGTGTTTATGATGAGAGTGTGTCTCAGCTTCTCCTACTTATTTCAGtgtggctacttttttttttttttttgcccatgccacacggcttgcaggatctcaatTCCCTgatcagagattgaacctgggccacgacagtgaaagtctggaatcctaaccactaggccaccagggaactgccAGTGTGGCTATTTTCTTATTCGCCTGATGTGTAGGAGTCATTCAGCtggtttctggatttctttcagaggGAATTGCTCTGTGTGTATCTGTACATTCAGTGCATCTGTGGGAGGAGGGAAGTTTAAGAGCCTCCCATGTCACCATCTTGgtcacaaaagaaaaggaaaaaaaacactttttttttcattaagaaagaaaagagaaaaaaaagcgaaaaaaagaagaaaaaaaaggaagaatcatTCATGGTGACCTGGGTTAGAAGACTCAGCCTTCAAGAACCGGAATCAACTGTTTCTGGGTCAATTGCCTCATAACCTTACATACTTAAGCTTTACAGCTTAAGGAAGGATGTAGGATCATTTCTAATCCTGTAGACTATGACTATTCCACCAGGATCAACTCAAGACCTCATTGCGAATtacattaaagttttttttctggttgtgatattgtcaGGAAAGAGCTCAGCCAACCTAACCAAGATCACTTGGGGGTGTAGCACAGGAAGGAAGATGAATATAgttcatcttttttccttttgctaggTGCAGATGAATTAATTATAGTTCCCAGAGAAGCATTCCCTTTCGCTTAAAATAGTGTCAAATTTTCCATCCAAGTCTTCTATGAATAGAAGCTATTTGACTTGACATTAGGACAGAGCTTTGGAATCTGGAGATGACACAGACTACCTCTGTTTCTCTGCAAGGCTTCCATCAGCTTGGGTTCTCagtctttagttttttttcctccataaaatgggaatgaaatacgctcattcatttatttcaggAGGCTTTAGGGGAattatttaaaaaccatttttaatgTGTTGAGTAGCTCAAATGGAAGGCAATAGATGCAAGGGAATTCTGGGGAAGAAATCCATTTAATATGAATTGAGTTATTTTCTGGGTTATTTAGATAAGATACAGAATGATCTTTAGGCTCGGAATCAGGACCATCTCCAGGCCTGTCTTTTGGAAAAGAGCTACACTTCATTTCTATTGCTGGCAACTTACACGTAGGAGAGTGATTCTTAGCCCTGctctgaggtttaaaaaaatgtttgagtcCCACCTTGAAAGACTAATTTTACCTGTAAGGACATTTATGCTCTTTAGGTTaattcttataattatttttgtaagAAGAGGGTGGACATTTACCTATAGATGAAAACTCACTGCTTTGATGTatagtttttttcataaaataacccacatctttattttcttcctgcaGACAAAACTGTGTGGAGTTTTACCCAATATTTATGATTACATTGTGGATGGCTGGATGGTATTTCAACCAAGGTAAGTTTAATGACGACTATGGTCCTTACAACTATTAAACAGCAGATACACAACCAGACATCTACTGATCCTGGAAgttgttttaaacaaaataagcACTGTCTGTTTGCATCAAAGAACACTGTGCTGCAGATAGGCTAACTTTGGCGTCATTGCAAtttaattcagtgattttttaaaaacttggaacAAACTGTACGTGGGGGAATCCAGAATGAATATGACATGCGATTTTGTCTTCAAATCTAATACGCTAAATTCTAATTTATTTGCAGGAACAGAACACAGAATTAACAGTTCACCCTAATaattatagctaatatttattgaatacttactttgtgccaggtacaGTTTTTAAGTGTCATGCACGTATTATCTCATATGTAGGATTTATCTTCCGCTGTGGCAGGGTCTGTAATTCATTCctgctttacaggtgaggaaactgaagtacagagaggttaagtcgtTTGTCCAACTTAACATTTCCCAATGTAGGAGAAAAGTAGCTTTTGAGTACAGAGCAGGGTTTATAGGTATTTGACCCAACAACCCATGTACTTTTTGTTAAGAGTTTCCAAGGATGTAGTGCTGCTACTACTGTATGTAGAAACTCTATAAACATCTGCTTTCCATTTGAATGGAGTATCCTTGGTGAGCTGAGGGCTTTACCCAAACTCTTCCCGCTCCTTTCACGGGAGCTCAGACTAGCATCAGCtaccttatttggagaaattcaatccctttttctttctgataactCTCCGTGGCCTCATTTGGGTTTGACACTTGATTGCTACGATTTAAATAACCCCAAATCTAgctggtttttaaaggcaaccCTATCACCTCCCCTCTTGTAATTTTTACTGTCAACTGAGAAATTTCAGCTAAAATGTCCTCTAGAGAATGATTTAACTTTGTTCCAACTTACGTTTTTATCCCTTAAGGGCAAGAATGAAGGCGGCAGGTCCTTGTCAGGTGAGACCACATTCACAACTAATAACAAAAGTGCCTTTTGTTAATGGGACTCGGCCTCTGCCACTTGAACCTTTGGATTTCCCTGTGATGGGCTGAATGAGGCCGACCGCCTATCAGGAAAGGATTTCTTGGGTATCTTGTTGTAATTTGCACTCTTTCTCATCCAGAGTAGGTTGCCTATTAACTGCCTTGAACAGTTCCCATTGGATTTGTGGGAGTAATGGATTAGATAGAGAGTTTCTAAACCGCAGCGTGCTCAGAATCTCTCCCCTTCCTCAGAGGCCAGGTGGCCCTTCCACCCTTTCTCCTCCTGCTGTTTGCTGGGCCCCCTCGTTCTCACCCTTCGGGGCGCAGCACAAGCGTCATTCCCTCACAGGGGCCTTCCCTGACCCTTCCTAAAGGCGGCCTCCTCCAGTTCCTGGCGGCCCATCCTCCTTCATTTCCTTCACAGCACGTTCaagtctctttttcttcttgttttccccTTTGTTGTCTGTCTTTGATGATAAACTCCATAAGGGCAAGGAGCTTGTATCTTTTTCACAGCTAACTGCAATCCTTAGAATAATACCTGGTATATAGTAGAagccaaaaaaaatgtttatgacctaataaaataatgaatttcattttatCCAGCATATCAGAGTCCTACAGACAGACTTCTAGTGTTTCTAAGAGGGCTCTGGCAATTTACATCTGTGAAGTGTTGAGGAAGACAGAGGGTCTCTAGTGTAGGGAAGATATTGAGAGTTTTCATTGGACTGGATGGCAGAACAGAACCCCACACTTTACATTTCTTTTAGGTAAAATTTGTATTTAGTGAAATGCACGAATCTTAAGTGTACCATCcgatgagttttgacaagtgtatACACCTGTGTCACTCAAAGCCCTATCAAGATATGGAACATGACAACCACTCAGAAAGTTTCCTCAGGTCCTTCCCAGTCCCTTTCAGAGGCAGACAatgctctgatttttttaaatcatagtttaGTTTTGTCCATTCTAGAACTTTCTGTAATTGGAATCATAGTATGTACTCTTGCATAATGCTTCATTCACTCAGCAGAATATTTCTGAGATTCACCATGCTGTTTGTTGCAAgttgtctgtttcttttcatggccaATGGGGCTCCATTGTATGGTTATCACAGTTTGGTTATCCATTCTCCTGTGGATAGATTTCCAGGCTGTTTTCAgtgtttggctattatgaataaagctgcaatgaccATTCTGTACAAGTTTTTTTATGGAcatgtgctttcatttctcttgggtaaatacacaggaaaggaaggaattgctgggtcaaaaagtaatgtttagttttataagacacTACCAGAACTTTTCCCAAagcggctgtaccattttgcattcccacaaaTAATGTATGAGATTCCAACACCCCCAATATTTTATGcttcagtctttttaatattttgccattctggtgggtgtgcAAGTGGtgtcatctcattgtggttttaaattgCAGTTTTGCTGATATTGAATGATGTTGAATAATGTTGAAAaaattttcatgtgcatattggtACATTTGTTTATCTTGCTATGTGAattttctattcaaatattttgcccattcaAAACActaagttgtttttctttcattattgaaTTGCCAGAGTTCTGCACACAAGTCTTTTGTCAGATACACGTTCTGTGAGTATTGTCAACTTTCACACCGCATTTTGAGAGGCTGCCATCATGTTCTgtgtcttttctattttttttctctgtagtttTTGATACTTAGACAAGTACACCAGACAAGTCTGGTGTACATATATGTCCGTCACCAGTATTTCTGGGGATACTCAGAAGCTGCTAAAAAAAAGGTAAGGAACACCCAAGAATTGTGTGTTTAGACAAAAAGTAGCAGGATGGAGCCTATATTAGCTTCCTGTTCCTGAGAGTAATACAGCACTTATGGCTATGACGGCAGAAGTGATCTATGTTGCCTGAGGCCAAGTCTCACCAGGCCCTACACAATTAGGTGTGAGACAGGAAATTGCAAGGATAAAACTGTACACTAAGTGTGCACTCTTTTGACCGCCACACTTTAAAAGCTTGCAAACATTTTGCACTATCTCCcaaaagtttccaaggaaataaTCCCTCCCGGCCTTGATAATCCTTTGAATGTTCGAAAGGAGCCGCTTGACCTCTGTGGCTAGGCGTCCTCTTTAATTTATCTGACGAATCAAAATTTTCAAATGGTGAAAACATGGAAGTTCTGGGCAGTGTCCACAATGAGAGTTCTGCCCCAGGCTCCCCAGGGTCATCCCTGTAGCCCAGTTTATTtatcacctctctctctctcacatccgCCCGCAGGATCACTGGTTTCCGGTTGAGTCTGGGGCTTTTGGCCTTGTTGACTGTTCTAGGCACCCCGGGGATTGCAAGCAGCTTTCTGGATGAATACCTGGACTTCAGTGTTGCCAAGAAACTGAGGCACTTCTAACGTTCCCCCCTCCCTTTGCTCAAATGCTTGCAGAAGATGTTTCCACTCTAAAGGTTAGATGGTGCCACTTGTTCAATTAAAAGAAGTAAGTCTCCTTTTTTTGAAATGGCTTTGGAGAAACATCCCCTTTAGATTTTCCTGTTAGTTTAACAACTGAAGTTTGCTCTGAGGCGGGGGATCCGTAGCATCAGTGGAAGTGTGTTGAGCCCTGGTTTTAGAAGCACATGCCAAAGTCATGACTGCTGGTGTAGGGAGAAAGCAGCCTGACCTGTCTGTGTCTAGGGCTTTCCGTGGACCACTGCCAT
This genomic window contains:
- the MGST2 gene encoding microsomal glutathione S-transferase 2 produces the protein MAGNSILLAALSVLSACQQSYFALQVGKARSKYKVTPPAVSGSPEFERIFRAQQNCVEFYPIFMITLWMAGWYFNQVHQTSLVYIYVRHQYFWGYSEAAKKKVRNTQELITGFRLSLGLLALLTVLGTPGIASSFLDEYLDFSVAKKLRHF